The Parcubacteria group bacterium genome includes the window AATGTGTCATTGACTGCCTTGAGTATTAGATCGAAAACCGAAATTATTTTTGATCCCGTATAAATTCCAAACCTTTCGGAATAAATTTCATTCCCCCATCGATCCTTTGCTTTAATTTTATAAACATACGTTGTTGCAAGATCCAGTTTTGCAATCACTACGCTATGATTAAATCCGTAAAATTTTTCGTTCATTTTTTTTGAACTGGCGCTATCGTTTTTTGAATATTCAATTTCAGAAATAGCCAGCTTATTGGTTTTCCAAGAAATCACAACTTGCGATTCTTTTCCATCCTTGGTCGCAAAGACTTCGCTCCTGATATCGGAAATTTCCAATTGCAAATTTTCTCCACTCGCTGATGCAATAATATTTCCTCCAAAACCTATTTCTTTGAGGCTGTAATTTTCACTCGAAGCAATTGAACCTTCGGGGTTTGCCGTCTCTTCTCCTTCAACTTTTTTAATATTTTCTTCTCCTTCAACAATCCCCCTCCCTTCATCAAAAAGAAAAGTATCTTCCGAAAAACCAAAGGGAATATTTTTTTCTGCAAAATAATTTTTTGTTCTGGCATATTCGAAAAATGAAACTCCAAAAAAAATAAGAAATGAAACGACTGTAATCAGTGAAAATTTCAAGAATGCCTTTGTCCAAGAAATTTTTATTTTTTCTTTCTTCTCTTCTTTTTCCCCATTCTCAAAATCTTCTTTTTTCTCTTCCTGAACTTTTGAATCTTTTATTGCTTCTTTTTCCTTCTTGAAAACCTCAGGAGAAGAACCGGTATTTTCATCGGCTCTGAGAACCAAACTCTCTCTTGACTTTTTTTTCTTCCCTTTTCTTTTTTCAGACTTGCTGACAAATAAAAATTCATTTAGCCATTCCCGGGTAGTCTCCCAATTTCTTCCAAATTTCTTGGCCTGCAAAAAACCCTTGCGACAAAGCAAGTTAAGATGTTCCGGGGTATAGCCGGTTATCTTTGCCGCCTCTGAAAGCGGTATAAAATAAGTCTCTACCAGACTGTCGTTTTTATTCTCCTTTTTTTTCTTTTTTTTCGGCATTTTTGTTTTTAGGATTCCCCCTTTTATACAAGAATTTAGCCTCCTTATTAATACTCAAATTATACAATATTGGCGAAATACCCGCAAGCAAAAATTTGGATAATATTCGATATCGAATATAGATTATTTTTTCCTTTAAGATAAGGGTTTTTTCGCACTTATTTGATAACTAAAAATTTTGCAAAAAACTTCAAAATCCGCTATTAATTTTTGCCATTTTTTTATTCCATTTTTTGAGAATATTTTTTGGAAAAATAAGGCTGGAAAATTATCATTTCTGCGTAAGTAAATCTGTCTAATTCAGAACTCGTTTATTTGATGAAAAATATCCCACAGGAGTTTAAAATATGCCAATATTGCTTCATAAAAAATTATTGTTGTTTCGGTGAAATTGATATTTTTAAAGCAAGCGCGTAAGTCCCGTGAATTATAAATTTATTTCTTGCACATTAATAAGCATATTTTAGCAATTATTTTGAATGAAAAAATGCTCCCAGAGTACAACGCCAAACAATATTTGATATCAAATATAACCCGCTTTTTTACTTTTTGAAAGAAAAAGGACTTACGCGCTTGCTGAAAAAAATTGTAATAGAGTCAATGCATCTCAAGAGGTTCAACCTTTTGAGGAGCTAAGACATCGCCCAAGGTTGAACCTCTAGCCTTAGCAAGCGCGTAAGTCATAAATGTGTTAAAATAGAAGCATATGAACATTCTGGCAAAAAACAAACGAGCGACTTTTGACTATGAACTTCAGGATAAATATGAAGCCGGTTTGGTTTTGACTGGGCCGGAAGTTAAATCGATAAAGACCGGGCACATATCGCTTAACGGAAGTTTTGTCACCAGAAAGAGCCAGGAGTTTTTTTTAACTAATGCCAGCATACCTCCCTATAAATTTTCCGGGGAGATAAAAAACTACGATCCAACTCGTTCTAGAAAGGTACTTTTGAAGAAATCTGAAATTAAACATCTTATAGGAAAAATGAACGTAGAAGGCTTGACACTGGTGCCTCTTTGTGTGTATACTAAGAGGAAGTTAATCAAACTTGAATTCGCTGTCGGGAGAGGAAAGAAACAGTTCGATAAAAGAGATACGATTCAAAAAAGAGAGGCGAAAAGAAAAATGGAAAGAACGCTCAAAAATCAATAGGTTGATTTTTGAAATTTACAATTATCAATTTACAATTTTCAATTAATTTACAATGACTAAATTTTCAAATGTTTAAAACATTGTAAATTTAAAAATTGTTTGTAAATTGAAAATTGGTAATTGAAAATTCCGCCGAAGGCGGTACGGGGTTGTCTAGCTTCGACAGATTGTTATTTCAAAAATAAGCACGTTGACTATTGCAGTAATGTCATAAAAATTTCTGCAAAAGATATAAGTGCAAACTTCATATCAAAAGTGAAAGAAAGCTTCGCGCGAGCGTTCGCTCCTTCTTTCGCTTCCGTTCTTGCTTAATTAATTAGCGAGAACCATCGAGCTTTTTATTTCTCATAAAAGGTTTCGGTGTCAATCATGAGAATAGCAAAAAATAATTTCCTGAATTATTTTCGCGAAACATTCTCAGGGCGAGCTTTGAAAACTTTTGTTTATTTTTCATTTCAAAGTTTTGTAT containing:
- a CDS encoding fibronectin type III domain-containing protein; this encodes MPKKKKKKENKNDSLVETYFIPLSEAAKITGYTPEHLNLLCRKGFLQAKKFGRNWETTREWLNEFLFVSKSEKRKGKKKKSRESLVLRADENTGSSPEVFKKEKEAIKDSKVQEEKKEDFENGEKEEKKEKIKISWTKAFLKFSLITVVSFLIFFGVSFFEYARTKNYFAEKNIPFGFSEDTFLFDEGRGIVEGEENIKKVEGEETANPEGSIASSENYSLKEIGFGGNIIASASGENLQLEISDIRSEVFATKDGKESQVVISWKTNKLAISEIEYSKNDSASSKKMNEKFYGFNHSVVIAKLDLATTYVYKIKAKDRWGNEIYSERFGIYTGSKIISVFDLILKAVNDTFSWAVKK
- the smpB gene encoding SsrA-binding protein SmpB, with protein sequence MNILAKNKRATFDYELQDKYEAGLVLTGPEVKSIKTGHISLNGSFVTRKSQEFFLTNASIPPYKFSGEIKNYDPTRSRKVLLKKSEIKHLIGKMNVEGLTLVPLCVYTKRKLIKLEFAVGRGKKQFDKRDTIQKREAKRKMERTLKNQ